One Hydrogenispora ethanolica DNA segment encodes these proteins:
- the helD gene encoding RNA polymerase recycling motor HelD — translation MPVEEHPAFPEERERLDYTLGYVEASLENSLARKSRVDKDAQRARRGFNNEGSQEFTDMLLNAAIQPGLELKVRNLEAARSKPYFARMDFRETGKEDAEKLYLGKLCLNRDEDQKLIIVDWRAPIANLYYEGRLGEAGYHCPEGEIRGDLLLKRQFTIDDGKLREIYDIDITTNDQLLQTSLGANADNRLKEIVATIQGEQNRIIRADMNLPLIVQGVAGSGKTTIALHRIAYLVYNFAPSFRPENFMIIAPNRLFLNYISEVLPELGVERVKQTTFTDFAMELIGEKLKLTDAYHKLIALVKNETPAEKAANDRTIRAAALKSSLTFKEVLERYVRRIEAGLLPATDFRVDEWVIYSHEEIRDLFYRDYRDWPILRRLKELEKHFKKRIKDRKDAVIERLQQRCNAMVWNYKLKLPEGEERQQKIIRTIDQKNEKVQEIERFTREGIKEYFQQIPQLKPSQYYRALIDDAALFAELAAGLPEPELLEYIRTQTAALTASGKHEIEDLAPLIYLKHVFYGMNEKIPVKHIVIDEAQDFSVFQFYVLKQIIRDSSFTILGDLSQGIHSYRGMQDWQELRREVFGAGSSFRTLEQSYRTTVEIMEAANQVLGRINDGRLVMAKPVLRHGPPVTIERRETLAGRAAALSERIAAARREGFQSVAVIAKTLDDCKKLHGQMEGGAERPLVITGKETEYHSGVVIVPSYLAKGLEFDVVLIADADRRYYGENELDAKLLYVAMTRPLHRLHIYYGAELTPLLAGVAAAER, via the coding sequence ATGCCGGTGGAAGAGCACCCGGCTTTCCCGGAGGAACGGGAACGGTTGGATTATACGTTAGGATATGTCGAAGCTTCGCTGGAGAATAGCTTGGCGCGCAAATCGCGCGTGGACAAGGACGCGCAACGGGCGCGCCGGGGGTTTAATAACGAGGGCAGCCAGGAATTCACCGATATGCTGTTGAACGCGGCGATTCAGCCCGGCTTGGAATTGAAGGTGCGCAACCTGGAGGCGGCCCGCTCCAAACCCTACTTCGCCCGGATGGACTTCCGGGAAACGGGAAAGGAGGACGCCGAAAAGCTCTACCTCGGCAAGTTGTGCCTGAACCGGGACGAGGACCAGAAACTGATCATCGTCGATTGGCGGGCGCCCATCGCCAATCTGTACTATGAAGGCCGGCTGGGCGAGGCGGGCTATCATTGCCCGGAGGGCGAGATCCGCGGCGATCTGCTCCTCAAGCGCCAGTTCACCATCGATGACGGAAAGCTGCGCGAGATCTACGACATCGATATCACCACCAACGACCAGCTCCTCCAGACTTCACTAGGGGCCAACGCCGATAACCGGCTCAAGGAGATTGTCGCCACCATCCAGGGGGAGCAGAACCGGATCATCCGCGCCGACATGAACCTGCCCCTGATCGTACAGGGGGTGGCCGGCAGCGGCAAGACCACCATCGCGCTGCACCGCATCGCCTATCTGGTCTATAATTTCGCCCCGTCCTTCCGGCCGGAGAATTTTATGATCATCGCGCCGAACCGCCTCTTCCTCAATTACATCTCGGAAGTCCTGCCCGAGCTGGGGGTGGAGCGCGTCAAGCAGACCACCTTCACCGATTTCGCCATGGAGCTGATCGGCGAGAAGCTGAAGCTGACCGATGCCTATCACAAGCTGATCGCCCTGGTCAAGAACGAGACGCCCGCCGAGAAGGCGGCCAACGATCGGACCATCCGGGCCGCGGCGCTCAAGTCGTCCCTGACCTTCAAGGAGGTGCTGGAACGGTATGTGCGCCGGATCGAGGCGGGATTGCTGCCCGCCACCGATTTCCGGGTCGACGAGTGGGTGATCTACAGCCACGAGGAGATCCGCGACCTCTTTTACCGGGATTACCGGGACTGGCCGATCCTGCGGCGCCTCAAGGAGCTGGAAAAACATTTCAAAAAGCGGATCAAAGACCGTAAAGACGCGGTGATCGAACGGCTGCAGCAGCGCTGCAACGCCATGGTCTGGAATTATAAGCTGAAGCTGCCCGAGGGGGAAGAGCGGCAGCAAAAGATCATCCGGACCATCGACCAGAAGAACGAGAAGGTCCAGGAGATCGAGCGTTTCACCAGAGAGGGCATTAAGGAGTACTTCCAGCAGATCCCGCAGCTGAAACCCAGCCAGTACTATCGGGCGCTGATCGACGACGCGGCGCTCTTCGCCGAATTGGCGGCGGGCTTGCCCGAGCCGGAGCTGCTGGAGTACATCCGCACCCAGACCGCCGCTCTCACCGCCTCCGGCAAGCACGAGATCGAGGACCTGGCGCCGCTGATCTATCTGAAGCATGTTTTCTACGGGATGAATGAGAAGATCCCGGTGAAACACATCGTCATCGACGAGGCCCAGGATTTCAGCGTCTTTCAGTTCTATGTGCTGAAGCAGATCATTCGGGACAGCTCCTTCACGATCCTGGGCGATCTCAGCCAGGGCATCCATTCCTACCGCGGCATGCAGGACTGGCAGGAGCTGCGGCGGGAGGTCTTCGGCGCGGGCAGCTCCTTCCGGACGCTGGAGCAGAGTTACCGGACGACGGTGGAGATCATGGAAGCCGCCAATCAGGTGCTCGGCCGGATCAACGACGGACGGCTGGTCATGGCCAAGCCGGTGCTGCGGCACGGTCCGCCGGTCACCATCGAGCGCCGGGAGACCCTGGCCGGGCGGGCGGCGGCTTTGAGCGAGCGGATCGCCGCTGCCCGGCGCGAGGGATTTCAATCGGTGGCGGTGATCGCCAAGACGCTGGATGATTGCAAAAAGCTGCACGGCCAGATGGAAGGCGGAGCGGAGCGGCCGCTGGTGATCACCGGCAAGGAGACGGAGTACCACTCCGGGGTGGTGATCGTCCCTTCGTACCTGGCCAAGGGTTTGGAGTTCGACGTGGTTCTGATCGCCGACGCCGACCGCCGCTATTACGGGGAGAACGAGCTGGACGCCAAGCTCCTTTATGTGGCGATGACCCGGCCCCTGCACCGGCTGCATATCTATTACGGCGCGGAGCTGACGCCGTTGCTGGCCGGGGTCGCGGCGGCGGAGCGTTAG
- a CDS encoding response regulator transcription factor: MKKVLIVDDEPAIRFLIRATLEDEGYMLDEAADGMEALKRIAADKPDLIILDVMMPEMTGYELCQKLKADPATRGMVIIMLTAKGQEQDRLQSQRIGADDYIRKPFSPLELIDRVAAALG, encoded by the coding sequence ATGAAAAAAGTATTAATCGTGGACGATGAGCCGGCGATCCGTTTTTTGATCCGTGCCACGCTGGAAGACGAAGGGTACATGCTGGATGAAGCCGCCGATGGAATGGAGGCTTTGAAACGCATCGCCGCGGACAAACCGGACCTAATCATTCTGGATGTGATGATGCCGGAGATGACCGGATACGAACTCTGTCAAAAGCTCAAAGCGGATCCGGCCACCCGGGGGATGGTCATTATCATGCTGACCGCCAAGGGGCAGGAACAGGACCGCCTCCAGAGCCAAAGGATCGGCGCGGATGATTATATCCGCAAGCCGTTCAGCCCGCTGGAGCTGATCGACAGGGTCGCCGCCGCGCTGGGCTGA
- a CDS encoding ATP-binding protein: protein MRKSIKHKIMLGYTGVILAMTLIIIGTHLYFNANLRQARAKADHYSNSQIYGAKLAVHISGAGVALSNYLASRDRQQLQLFFENQKKARQDLEALKQSRVKNDRTLDELERTVGSFLDYLDRTAMNSDEMPRAQLDLGLAASLKACSLFLNHSDGMQQRAAGLFAKRFQQSFYITLVFVFLVALGALLGGYLITHGMTASLRRLMKGIRSVSAGQFQPVEAVNSEDEVAELVTAFNRMIQTIEKNELELQEKNEELLAQGEELSAQNEEILAQQDELNQALTNLTRQEELLSGLYQFSQRLTRTIELDGLVQVALRGLLEEARAEVGAFLLYEHNALEPKAVVGLERLELPGFRTDEGLAGRAFSEKKSLTVKYGEGQLQTRGLRGPVQMAHEIYLPLLFNDKALGLIVVGRTGPREFTAEEQKRLGSLADQVAVALRNALAHLEIYQTLKKLQEVDQLKSELINTVSHELRTPLASVLGFAELLLKKPPGEAKAQKYIATIYHESQRLTNLINNFLDLQRIENGRLDFTKKSVDLEPLLQSSAEIYRKQSQAHAITVEVETGLPPVLTDPDRVLQIIGNLLSNAIKYSPQGGPIRLKAIRRGAASVQVSVADQGLGIPKEARDQIFKPFYRVDNSERRQIGGTGLGLAICRRMVEILGGEIWFESEPGKGSVFHFTLPLAESPAASPLHANGGKDGLAPWILVVEDDPAMAEFIEESLQASGYATTTVSNGPEAMAALQQKPVAVILDLIIPGPFDGWEILRRLKQDAATQGIPVIISSCLDQREEGLKLGVADYLVKPFSPDKLVTKLKTVIQLSPGVLGLPESCRLADGAEAVVELLEKKGFVVKDVQKEPDLLVIDLDHPERTA, encoded by the coding sequence ATGAGAAAAAGCATTAAACATAAGATCATGTTGGGTTATACCGGAGTCATCCTCGCGATGACTCTCATTATCATCGGAACCCATCTGTACTTCAACGCCAACCTGCGGCAGGCCCGCGCCAAAGCCGATCATTACAGCAATAGCCAGATCTACGGGGCCAAACTGGCGGTTCACATCAGCGGCGCCGGAGTGGCCTTGAGCAATTATCTTGCGAGCCGGGATCGGCAGCAGTTGCAACTGTTCTTCGAAAACCAGAAAAAGGCCCGCCAGGATCTGGAGGCCTTGAAACAATCGCGGGTCAAGAATGACCGGACGTTGGATGAACTGGAGCGGACCGTCGGTTCCTTCCTCGATTATCTGGACCGGACGGCGATGAATAGCGATGAAATGCCCCGGGCGCAGTTGGATCTGGGGCTGGCCGCTTCGCTGAAGGCATGTTCGCTGTTTTTAAATCACTCCGATGGGATGCAGCAGCGGGCCGCGGGACTTTTTGCCAAGCGGTTTCAGCAATCTTTCTACATTACGCTGGTCTTTGTTTTCCTGGTGGCGCTCGGAGCACTGCTGGGGGGATATCTGATCACCCACGGAATGACCGCTTCCCTGCGGAGACTGATGAAGGGGATCCGCTCGGTGAGCGCCGGCCAGTTCCAGCCGGTGGAAGCGGTGAATTCCGAGGACGAGGTGGCGGAGTTGGTCACCGCCTTCAACCGGATGATCCAAACCATCGAAAAGAACGAATTGGAACTGCAGGAAAAGAATGAAGAACTGCTGGCGCAGGGGGAGGAGCTATCGGCCCAGAATGAAGAGATCCTGGCCCAGCAGGATGAGCTGAATCAAGCGTTGACCAATCTCACCCGCCAAGAAGAGTTGCTGAGCGGGCTCTATCAATTCAGCCAACGCCTGACCCGGACGATCGAACTGGACGGCTTGGTCCAAGTGGCGCTGCGGGGCTTGTTGGAGGAGGCGCGCGCCGAGGTCGGCGCCTTCCTGCTCTATGAGCATAACGCGCTGGAGCCCAAGGCGGTGGTCGGTCTGGAGCGGCTGGAACTCCCCGGATTCCGGACGGATGAGGGCCTGGCCGGCAGGGCCTTTTCGGAGAAGAAAAGCCTGACGGTGAAGTACGGCGAAGGGCAACTGCAGACCCGCGGCTTGCGCGGCCCGGTCCAGATGGCTCACGAGATCTACCTGCCGCTGCTCTTCAACGATAAAGCCCTGGGACTGATCGTCGTCGGGCGCACCGGCCCGCGGGAGTTCACTGCCGAAGAGCAAAAACGGTTGGGTTCGTTGGCGGACCAAGTGGCGGTGGCGTTGCGGAATGCCCTGGCGCACCTGGAGATCTATCAAACCCTCAAAAAGCTTCAAGAAGTGGACCAGCTGAAGTCGGAATTGATTAATACGGTCAGCCACGAACTCCGGACACCGTTGGCGAGCGTTCTGGGCTTCGCCGAGCTGCTTTTGAAGAAGCCGCCCGGGGAAGCCAAGGCTCAGAAATATATCGCCACGATTTATCATGAGTCGCAGCGTCTGACCAATCTGATCAACAATTTTCTGGATTTGCAACGGATCGAGAACGGCCGGCTGGATTTTACCAAAAAGAGCGTGGATCTGGAGCCGCTGCTTCAAAGCAGCGCCGAAATATACCGCAAGCAGAGCCAGGCGCATGCGATCACCGTCGAGGTCGAAACCGGGTTGCCGCCAGTGTTGACTGACCCGGACCGGGTGCTTCAGATCATCGGAAACTTATTGTCTAATGCGATTAAATACTCGCCCCAGGGCGGTCCGATCCGCCTGAAGGCCATTCGGCGCGGCGCGGCGTCGGTCCAAGTTTCAGTGGCCGACCAGGGCCTGGGGATCCCCAAAGAAGCCAGGGACCAAATCTTTAAACCGTTTTACCGGGTGGACAATTCCGAACGGCGCCAGATCGGCGGGACCGGGCTGGGGCTGGCCATCTGCCGCCGCATGGTGGAAATCCTGGGAGGAGAGATTTGGTTCGAATCCGAACCGGGAAAAGGCAGCGTGTTTCATTTCACGCTGCCACTGGCCGAGAGTCCGGCCGCTTCACCCCTCCATGCCAATGGCGGCAAGGACGGCCTGGCCCCCTGGATCCTGGTGGTGGAGGACGATCCGGCGATGGCGGAATTCATTGAAGAGTCGCTGCAAGCCTCCGGTTACGCGACGACTACGGTGAGCAACGGCCCGGAGGCCATGGCGGCGCTGCAACAAAAGCCCGTGGCCGTCATTTTGGACCTCATCATACCGGGCCCGTTCGACGGATGGGAAATCCTGCGCCGCCTGAAACAGGATGCTGCGACCCAAGGGATCCCGGTGATCATCTCCAGCTGTCTTGACCAGCGGGAGGAGGGCTTAAAGCTGGGAGTCGCGGATTACTTGGTCAAACCGTTTTCCCCCGATAAATTGGTAACCAAATTGAAGACCGTAATCCAGCTGTCGCCCGGCGTCTTGGGACTGCCGGAATCCTGCCGGCTGGCGGACGGCGCGGAAGCCGTGGTCGAGCTGCTGGAGAAGAAAGGCTTTGTCGTCAAAGATGTACAAAAAGAGCCCGACCTGTTGGTAATCGACCTCGATCATCCGGAAAGAACGGCCTAA
- a CDS encoding diguanylate cyclase: MAKNARRFQGATMVKAREIFCNGLQEKMPECGEALAALNAGTASPQAAERVYRFVHTLKGSGRMVGMTAVADAAAAMETALLLLREYDIPWGEGLRRFLNERWAEILAAVEQCPEESCATVASGFSKPNGKRILVVDDDPAITTFVRDYLEKNGFAVAVCHDTKTAEESLMAELPDLIVLDMVFPNGDGIEFCRALRSSEAWGMIPVIFLTVKDRLQDKLSGFSTGADDYICKPFKVEELLARIEAVLKRACTNEELILRDELTQAYNRRYLQSFLAAEIARAQRTGEPFSLAMVDLDHFKKINDSHGHLAGDETLQALVQTFLGNLRGTDVICRYGGEEFVIVMPRTPRGDGVKIMERLRQTIAGRPLQLRRSQVEIALTFSAGVAGFPSDGISGEELLRAADQALYRAKAAGRNRVMQAGGADEKAGAGPAR, translated from the coding sequence ATGGCCAAAAACGCACGGCGCTTTCAGGGCGCCACCATGGTGAAGGCGCGGGAAATCTTTTGCAACGGACTTCAGGAAAAAATGCCGGAATGCGGGGAAGCGCTGGCCGCGCTGAACGCGGGGACTGCTTCGCCTCAAGCCGCGGAGAGGGTGTATCGATTTGTGCACACCCTCAAGGGTTCGGGCCGGATGGTCGGAATGACCGCGGTGGCCGATGCGGCCGCGGCGATGGAAACCGCCTTGCTCCTGCTCCGGGAGTATGATATCCCCTGGGGCGAGGGGCTCCGGCGTTTTTTGAACGAGCGCTGGGCCGAGATTCTGGCCGCAGTCGAGCAGTGTCCCGAGGAGTCCTGCGCCACCGTAGCATCCGGATTCTCCAAGCCCAACGGCAAGAGAATCCTGGTCGTCGACGATGACCCCGCGATCACTACGTTCGTCCGGGATTACCTGGAGAAGAATGGCTTTGCCGTTGCGGTCTGCCACGATACCAAAACGGCCGAGGAATCCCTCATGGCCGAGCTTCCGGATCTGATTGTGTTGGACATGGTGTTTCCCAACGGAGACGGGATCGAGTTCTGCCGGGCGCTCCGCTCCAGCGAAGCGTGGGGAATGATCCCGGTCATTTTTTTGACCGTCAAGGACAGACTCCAGGACAAACTGTCCGGATTCTCCACCGGCGCCGACGATTACATCTGCAAGCCGTTCAAGGTTGAGGAACTGTTGGCCCGGATCGAAGCGGTTTTAAAGCGGGCTTGCACCAACGAGGAGCTGATTCTCCGGGACGAACTGACCCAAGCTTATAACCGGCGGTACTTGCAGAGTTTCCTGGCCGCCGAAATCGCGCGCGCCCAACGCACCGGGGAACCATTCTCCCTGGCCATGGTGGACCTCGACCATTTCAAGAAGATCAACGATTCCCACGGGCATTTGGCGGGCGATGAGACCCTCCAGGCGCTGGTGCAGACATTCCTCGGGAATTTGCGGGGGACCGATGTCATCTGCCGGTACGGCGGCGAGGAGTTTGTCATCGTCATGCCGCGGACCCCGCGGGGCGACGGAGTGAAGATTATGGAAAGGCTCCGCCAGACCATTGCCGGAAGGCCGTTGCAGTTGCGCCGGAGCCAGGTGGAGATCGCGCTTACTTTCAGTGCCGGGGTGGCCGGATTTCCCAGTGACGGGATTTCCGGGGAGGAGCTTCTGCGAGCGGCCGATCAGGCTCTATATCGCGCCAAAGCGGCGGGGCGGAACCGGGTGATGCAGGCCGGCGGGGCCGATGAAAAAGCCGGTGCCGGACCCGCGCGATAA
- a CDS encoding MFS transporter: MTNPETAIEKRRWWILFNVVLMVFMSCLDSSIVNVALPVLATKLRVSMAAIGWVVTSYLIVISATILLFGRLGDIQGKTKVFKFGILLFSFGSLLCGIAGSLPILVVARVLQAVGAAATMSTSQGIITHVFPSHERGRALGISGTSVALGTMVGPPLGGLIIAAFSWHYIFLINVPIGIFTFILGQRIFPDDRQASRERVDFPGAFLFTAAIVLLFGSLTQGQASGFDQPWIIGGFIVAALSLAAFILLERRVEQPLLQLKVFENRLFSLSLFCGFISFIAISCPNIIQPFYLEYVQQLPPEITGLYMMVYPLVLAVVAPVSGYLSDHIGSEFLTFLGLVLTSIGLFLMSTLTEHSSLWLMIVFLAVMSIGNGLFQSPNNSLIMSTVPRTKLGIAGGVNALVRNLGMVVGITFSTTLLYGQMSSRLGRHVADYIPGRADIFIYGMRYVYISAGLICLVGAGLTAYRLYGSKKKDDTFATEEAEDRV; this comes from the coding sequence ATGACAAATCCGGAAACCGCTATCGAGAAACGCCGCTGGTGGATACTGTTTAACGTGGTGCTGATGGTTTTCATGTCCTGCCTGGATTCCAGCATCGTCAATGTCGCTTTGCCGGTGCTGGCGACGAAGCTGCGGGTATCCATGGCCGCCATCGGCTGGGTGGTCACCAGTTACCTGATCGTCATTTCCGCCACCATCCTCCTCTTCGGACGGCTGGGCGATATTCAAGGGAAGACCAAAGTCTTCAAATTCGGGATCCTTCTCTTCAGTTTCGGTTCCCTGCTGTGCGGCATCGCCGGTTCGCTACCGATCCTGGTCGTCGCCCGGGTGCTCCAGGCAGTCGGCGCGGCGGCGACCATGTCCACCAGCCAAGGGATCATCACTCATGTTTTCCCCAGCCACGAACGGGGGCGGGCGCTTGGAATCTCGGGAACCTCGGTCGCTCTGGGTACCATGGTCGGCCCGCCGTTGGGCGGCCTGATCATCGCCGCCTTCAGCTGGCACTATATCTTCTTGATCAATGTGCCGATCGGCATTTTCACTTTCATTTTGGGCCAGCGCATCTTCCCCGATGACAGGCAGGCCAGTCGGGAGCGGGTCGATTTTCCGGGCGCCTTTCTTTTCACCGCGGCCATCGTGCTGCTGTTCGGCAGCCTGACTCAGGGGCAGGCCAGCGGCTTTGATCAACCCTGGATTATCGGCGGATTCATCGTGGCCGCGCTATCCCTGGCCGCCTTTATCCTGCTGGAAAGAAGGGTCGAACAGCCGCTGCTGCAATTGAAGGTCTTCGAGAACCGCCTCTTCTCATTGAGCCTCTTTTGCGGCTTTATTTCATTCATCGCCATCAGCTGCCCCAACATTATTCAACCCTTTTACCTCGAATACGTTCAGCAGTTGCCCCCGGAGATCACCGGCCTCTACATGATGGTCTATCCGTTGGTCCTGGCGGTGGTCGCTCCGGTCAGCGGTTATCTGTCGGACCATATCGGCTCGGAGTTTCTGACCTTCCTGGGGCTGGTCCTCACCAGCATTGGGCTGTTTCTGATGTCCACCCTGACCGAGCACTCCTCGCTCTGGCTAATGATCGTCTTCTTGGCGGTGATGTCCATCGGCAACGGCCTCTTCCAGTCGCCCAACAACTCCCTGATCATGTCCACCGTGCCCCGGACCAAGCTGGGAATCGCCGGCGGGGTCAACGCCCTGGTCCGCAACCTGGGCATGGTGGTCGGAATCACCTTCTCCACCACCTTGCTGTACGGCCAGATGAGTAGCAGGCTCGGTCGCCATGTGGCCGACTATATCCCGGGCCGGGCCGATATTTTTATCTATGGAATGCGCTACGTCTATATCAGCGCCGGGCTCATCTGTCTGGTCGGGGCGGGACTGACCGCTTACCGGCTCTATGGAAGCAAGAAGAAGGATGACACCTTCGCAACGGAAGAAGCGGAAGACCGGGTCTGA
- the uraA gene encoding uracil permease translates to MLGKKVDVNERLPLLQSIPLSLQHLFAMFGATVLVPYLVGLDTSVTLFSSGVGTLLYILITKGKIPAYLGSSFAFIAGMTAIIGAAPGTVGSPDKIALAMGGCAVAGLIYVLVALLIAKFGTQWLDKLLPPVVVGSVVIVIGLALAGTAVNMAMNGAGTTYNPQYLLIALVSLGIAIIAASFFRGFLGVIPILIGIIGGYLFALMLGQVSFEPIKNASYFAVPRFIFPKFTWGATIALAPIALVTITEHIGHLIVTNKIIGRDFIKDPGLHRSLSGDGIATAVAALIGGPPNTTYGENIGVMAITRVFSVWVIGGAAVIAIIMSFIPKIGSLIGTIPVPVMGGISIMLFGIIASAGIRMLVEAGIDFSQKRNLIIASVILVIGIGGAKITVGGVEFHGMALATIIGIILNLVIPHTREMEGEEAAEAAKNEAAATQ, encoded by the coding sequence ATGCTCGGAAAAAAAGTTGACGTGAACGAACGGCTTCCCCTGTTGCAAAGCATCCCGCTCAGCTTGCAACACCTGTTTGCAATGTTCGGTGCCACGGTTCTGGTCCCTTACCTGGTGGGGCTGGACACTTCGGTTACCCTCTTCTCCAGCGGAGTCGGCACTTTGTTGTACATCCTGATCACCAAAGGCAAGATCCCGGCTTACCTCGGCTCATCGTTCGCCTTTATCGCCGGCATGACCGCGATCATCGGCGCAGCCCCCGGAACGGTGGGGAGTCCCGATAAGATCGCGCTGGCCATGGGCGGTTGCGCCGTCGCCGGTCTCATCTACGTGCTTGTAGCCCTGTTAATCGCCAAATTCGGCACCCAATGGCTGGATAAGCTCCTCCCTCCGGTCGTCGTCGGCTCGGTGGTCATCGTCATCGGACTGGCCCTGGCCGGGACCGCGGTGAATATGGCCATGAACGGCGCCGGAACCACCTACAACCCGCAATATCTCTTGATTGCCCTGGTATCTTTGGGAATCGCCATTATCGCCGCCTCGTTCTTCCGCGGCTTCCTGGGAGTCATCCCGATCCTCATCGGAATCATCGGCGGTTATTTATTCGCCTTAATGCTCGGACAAGTCAGCTTCGAACCCATCAAAAACGCCAGTTATTTCGCGGTGCCCAGGTTCATCTTCCCCAAATTCACCTGGGGCGCCACCATCGCCCTGGCCCCGATCGCCCTGGTGACCATCACCGAACATATCGGGCATTTAATCGTAACCAACAAAATCATTGGCCGGGATTTCATTAAGGACCCGGGCCTGCACCGCTCCCTCAGCGGCGACGGCATCGCGACCGCCGTCGCGGCCTTGATCGGCGGACCTCCCAACACCACCTACGGTGAGAATATCGGCGTGATGGCCATTACCCGGGTCTTCAGCGTCTGGGTCATCGGCGGAGCCGCGGTCATCGCCATCATCATGTCCTTCATCCCCAAGATCGGCAGCCTGATCGGGACCATCCCGGTGCCGGTCATGGGCGGCATCAGCATCATGCTCTTCGGCATCATCGCGTCGGCCGGTATCCGGATGCTGGTCGAGGCGGGCATCGACTTCTCGCAGAAGCGGAACTTGATCATCGCCTCGGTCATCCTGGTCATCGGGATCGGCGGCGCCAAGATCACCGTCGGCGGCGTGGAATTCCACGGCATGGCCTTGGCGACCATCATCGGCATCATCCTGAATCTGGTCATCCCCCACACCCGGGAAATGGAAGGCGAAGAAGCGGCCGAAGCGGCGAAGAACGAAGCAGCAGCCACCCAATAA
- a CDS encoding diaminopimelate decarboxylase family protein — protein MTEKRLPFTKAQLEEIIAQYPTPFHIYDERGIRENARKLNEAFAWAPGFKEYFAVKATPNPYILKLCREEGFGADCSSLAELILAERSEIRGENIMFSSNNTPADEYQKARELGAIINLDDITHIPYLEKEVGLPDLVCCRYNPGPLRQGGNAIIGLPEEAKYGFTKQQLLEGYRSLRDRGIHRFGLHTMVISNELDPNYFVETARMLFEVVVEIAQALGIRFEFVNFGGGIGIPYRPEQNEVDVNYISREIKRLYDEMIVPSGLHPLKLFLESGRYITGPYGYLVTKAIHRKEIYKNYIGVDACMANLMRPALYGAYHHITVMGKEHLPHDQTYDVTGSLCENNDKFAIDRQLPKIESGDILVIHDTGAHGYAMGFNYNGKLRSAELLLKPDGAVELIRRAETLEDYFATIDFTKLYEFSKC, from the coding sequence GTGACCGAGAAGAGATTGCCTTTTACCAAAGCACAGCTGGAGGAGATCATTGCTCAATATCCGACGCCGTTTCATATCTATGATGAGCGCGGCATCCGCGAAAACGCCCGGAAGCTGAACGAGGCCTTTGCCTGGGCGCCGGGATTCAAAGAGTATTTCGCGGTGAAGGCCACGCCCAATCCCTACATTTTGAAGCTTTGCCGCGAGGAAGGTTTCGGCGCCGACTGCAGCTCCCTGGCCGAGCTGATCCTGGCCGAACGGTCCGAAATCCGCGGCGAAAACATCATGTTCTCCTCCAACAACACCCCGGCCGACGAATATCAGAAGGCCCGCGAATTGGGAGCCATCATCAACCTGGATGATATCACCCACATTCCTTACCTCGAAAAAGAGGTGGGCCTGCCGGACCTGGTCTGCTGCCGCTACAATCCGGGACCGCTGCGGCAGGGCGGCAATGCCATCATCGGCCTTCCGGAAGAGGCCAAATACGGATTTACCAAGCAACAGCTGTTGGAGGGATATCGCTCCTTGCGGGACCGGGGCATCCACCGTTTCGGGTTACATACCATGGTCATCTCCAACGAGCTGGATCCCAACTACTTCGTGGAGACCGCCCGGATGCTCTTCGAAGTGGTCGTCGAGATTGCCCAGGCGCTGGGGATCCGCTTCGAGTTTGTGAATTTCGGCGGCGGGATCGGCATTCCGTACCGGCCGGAGCAGAACGAGGTGGATGTCAACTATATCTCCCGGGAGATCAAACGACTCTATGATGAGATGATCGTCCCCAGCGGGCTGCACCCCTTGAAACTCTTCCTGGAGAGCGGCCGCTATATCACCGGCCCGTACGGTTATCTCGTCACCAAGGCGATCCACCGCAAAGAGATTTATAAAAACTATATCGGCGTGGACGCCTGCATGGCCAATCTGATGCGGCCGGCGCTGTACGGGGCCTACCATCACATCACGGTCATGGGCAAAGAACACTTGCCCCACGATCAAACTTACGATGTCACTGGCTCGCTCTGCGAGAACAACGATAAATTCGCCATCGATCGCCAGCTGCCGAAGATCGAGAGCGGCGATATTCTGGTGATTCACGACACCGGCGCCCACGGGTACGCCATGGGCTTCAACTATAACGGCAAATTGCGCTCCGCCGAATTGCTCCTGAAGCCGGATGGGGCGGTGGAGCTGATCCGGCGCGCGGAGACGCTGGAGGATTACTTCGCCACCATCGATTTTACCAAACTGTACGAATTCAGCAAATGTTAA